The genomic interval ACCTTGCCACCAATTCGGGTATCGATTGTACTCACAGCGTACATATTTGGAGGAACGATGGGATTGTCAATAAGCGTTGTGTGAGAGCGACTTTCACGATCAGTCGCGTTTCCGACACTAACGTGCAGGTCCGCGCGTCGGTGTACTGATCTGCAGTCGACTGGCAGACCGATACGCGAATCTCGTTACGTCGGCGCTGCAACGACGAGATCGCCACGACTCGAGATTGTTACCTGACAGCCGTGGTAAAAAAAGGAGATGATCGTCGAGTTGCGTCCGTGTCGGCCGTGTGCCAGCAGTTCAGTGACGGCTTCGGTGTCGATGGTGTCGTACAGCGGAGGCATGTCGTCGACGGCTTCGTCCATGATGGTCGCGACGCTCGTCACGATGGTAACGACGACTGCGTCGGTTTCGTCGATTTCGAACGCAGTGCGGAGAACAGTTCCAGTGTCGGTTTCGCCGATCCCCCCATCGACGGATGGCGATTCTGCGTGTGTCGAGTTATCATTCATTACACTTCCTACGGACGGGGGTATGGTAAGCGGACGCGCTGACTAGTCACCGTGCGGCTGCAGCCGACTTCTCGAACAGGTGTTTGAAGACGACCTGCTGGGCTTTGCGCAGG from Natronolimnobius sp. AArcel1 carries:
- a CDS encoding HalOD1 output domain-containing protein, whose product is MNDNSTHAESPSVDGGIGETDTGTVLRTAFEIDETDAVVVTIVTSVATIMDEAVDDMPPLYDTIDTEAVTELLAHGRHGRNSTIISFFYHGCQVTISSRGDLVVAAPT